From the Cyclopterus lumpus isolate fCycLum1 chromosome 25, fCycLum1.pri, whole genome shotgun sequence genome, one window contains:
- the si:ch211-137a8.2 gene encoding nesprin-2 codes for MPGFPPSERHGDAIPTTEGSGQEVRDMEQFLDLSESPIHPASYPLELNGEETQQADGSWSQDEEPQGCGQLERRWFLWQQFMNEHAQLDTWLRFAEQAVGSPHPAHLTHVTAKEVMRKFERLRCEAVPRLVQLDSLTQRNRALTRLFQGTMQARLLASARDCGQRWDDVNTKLEAITERLKHFVAEWEGFEAEREELALRLAELDVRLTEVDHLTGNTCEKLKRLQGVCVCVCVNSGRVNVLLQRGEALIQRSEPADAQRVESRLLELLRSCSLVYSNITRTHTRLLSMRLVFEDDWILSQATDSGCPSETILEEEGALDLTHLDLPVFPTHSKAYTDLAFSSPVHLPPPPSPVSPAHEHLGLEWDSSVDIGRSVSHDDADSLYFSASKGLCHRDGGKRVSYLSLLGSQTHSNYITNQEADLRLEGWLDHTHPNVPSPVATQGGGTRPKGQQWVTSTPDRQDGEPVYFDGERVRAWLGVQGPASLERTTSCSKAVQTAGQLECHHRVSPDQLPPHLDNTQQPFPDPAPCLLRQKKASSDWVKHHYGSTFQAEEEQSCCEEAERLLSEQSGTSSSRPPSCLPCPALLCLLLAAALALLAGLILVVLVPPCRSFHLTLSYVNGPPPT; via the exons ATGCCTGGATTCCCACCTTCAGAGCGCCATGGTGATGCCATCCCCACCACTGAGGGAagtggacaggaagtgagggaTATGGAGCAGTTCCTGGATCTGTCAGAGTCTCCTATTCATCCCGCCTCCTATCCACTGGAGCTGAATGGAGAGGAAACCCAGCAAGCGGACGGCAGCTGGAGCCAAGATGAAGAACCTCAGGGATGTGGACA ATTGGAGAGGAGGTGGTTCCTCTGGCAACAGTTTATGAATGAACACGCCCAACTGGACACCTGGCTGCGATTTGCCGAGCAGGCCGTCGGTTCCCCTCACCCCGCCCACCTTACCCATGTCACTGCCAAGGAAGTAATGAGGAAGTTTGAG aggcTGCGCTGCGAGGCCGTGCCTCGGCTCGTCCAGCTGGACAGTTTGACCCAGAGGAACCGAGCACTGACTCGGCTGTTTCAGGGCACCATGCAGGCTCGGCTTCTGGCGTCGGCGAGGGACTGCGGACAACGATGGGACGACGTGAACACTAAACTGGAAGCCATCACTGAACGGTTGAAG CACTTTGTCGCAGAGTGGGAGGGGTttgaggcagagagggaggagcttgCTCTCCGGTTGGCTGAACTGGACGTCCGCTTGACCGAGGTGGATCACCTGACGGGAAACACCTGCGAAAAGTTGAAGCgactgcagg gtgtgtgtgtgtgtgtgtgtgtgaactcggGCCGTGTGAACGTCCTGCTGCAGCGCGGCGAGGCCTTGATCCAGCGCAGCGAACCGGCTGATGCTCAGCGTGTGGAGAGTCgcctgctggagctgctgcggAGCTGTAGCCTCGTATACAGCAACATCACACGGACGCACACGCGGCTGCTGAGCATGAGACtg GTGTTTGAGGATGACTGGATTCTGTCTCAGGCTACAGACTCTGGTTGCCCATCAGAGACTATATTAGAAGAAGAGGGAGCACTTGATTTAACTCACCTGGACCTCCCTGTCTTTCCAACCCATTCCAAAG CTTACACCGACCTGGCCTTCTCCTCACCCgttcacctccctcctcctccatccccagTCTCCCCTGCCCATGAGCACCTAGGGCTGGAGTGGGACTCGTCCGTTGATATCGGACGCTCTGTCTCCCACGATGACGCCGACTCGTTGTATTTCAGTGCCAGCAAAG gTCTTTGTCACAGAGATGGTGGGAAGAGGGTGAGCTACCTCAGCTTGCTGGGCTCTCAGACTCATAGCAATTACATCACCAATCAGGAAGCAGACCTG CGATTGGAGGGCTGGCTTGACCACACCCACCCCAATGTCCCCTCACCAGTAGCAACCCAGGGGGGCGGGACTCGGCCAAAAGGACAACAGTGGGTGACCTCGACTCCTGACAGACAGGACGGTGAGCCAGTCTACTTTGACGGCGAACGTGTGAGGGCGTGGCTGGGTGTCCAAGGGCCCGCCTCTCTAGAGAGGACGACTTCCTGTTCCAAAGCTGTGCAGACTGCCGGGCAGTTGGAG TGTCACCACAGAGTCTCACCCGACCAGTTGCCTCCTCACCTCGACAACACACAACAGCCTTTTCCTGACCCCGCCCCTTGTTTGTTACGTCAAAAAAAAGCCTCCTCTGATTGGGTGAAGCATCACTATGGATCAACTTTCCAG GCTGAAGAAGAGCAGTCCTGTTGTGAGGAAGCTGAGCGTCTTCTCTCCGAACAAAG TGGGACCTCCAGCAGCAGGCCTCCTTCCTGCCTGCCCTGCCCagccctcctctgcctcctcctggcTGCAGCTTTGGCCCTCCTGGCCGGTCTGATCTTGGTCGTCCTGGTGCCGCCGTGTCGAAGCTTCCACCTGACACTGAGCTACGTCAATGGACCCCCGCCTACATGA